From Armatimonadota bacterium:
CATCCCGTGCGCATCATGTTCCAGCCCGCGTACGGCAAGCGCCAGGAGGTCTGTGCCGGAGGAGTCCCCTTTGCTCCGGCGCTGATCACATACTCAAAGTCGTGGCGGTGCGGGAACAACTGCAGCCCCTGAGTGAGCATTCCCGACACGCCGTACCAGCCGGAGTCATTGAGTGCGGGCATGCGGCCATCCGGTCCCGCGATGGCCACATAATACTCATACATGCGCTCCAGCCCGGCGACGAACTCGGGCGGCAAATACACTCCGTTGCGCTTGCCCAACTCCAGCGCGCCGACGAAATTCGTCAACGTGACCCCGTGGTAACCCGGCGCCAGTTCGATTTGCGCGCCATCCGGATACACCTGGGCCGCGAGAGCATCCACCAGTCGCGTGCGCGCGGTCTCAAGCCAGACGGGAGCGGCCTTGAACTCGGGGAGCATCACGGCTAGCCAGAAGAGGCCGTTGGCCTCCATCGCGCCCCAGTTAGAAGTGACGTGGAAGACCGAGGGATCCATGAGATAGACCGCGTGGTCCCGGAAACAGCGAATCATGCGCGCCTGGGATTCCGGGTCGAAACTGGGCGAGTCCTTGAAACAGGCATAGGCCTGCCACCAGCTCTGTGCCATCCTGATACCGGCGTCCAGCGACAGCGGCGACTTGCCGGCCTGTGTCATCGGTCCCTCGATCCAGCCCGGCCCGATGTAGATGGGCAGCGCATCGATCCAGCTGTTGAGCTGGTCCACGAACTCCCGGGCGTATTTTTCGTCCTTCGTCGCCAGATAGGCGCGACCGAGAGTGACCCAGTGGGTGTGCCGGTTGAGTGCGATGGCCCACTGGTCGTAGTCGTGCGGGTCTTCGTTCCAGCGGATCGGCCCCTCAATCTGTGTGGGAGGGCAAGACGCAAGCCTGAAAATGTGGTCCAGCAGCTCATCTGCAATCCGGATCCCGTTCGGACTGCCGTCTGGGCTGACCGGCGGCAGGATCGGCGTCTCTCGGGTGCGGAAGTGTTCGGCGAGGGCGACCTTTGCCGCAGCGAAATCCCCTGCATCCACTGCGGCGCGCACGGCGGACATATCGGGCCGGTCAAGATTGAGTTCGGCGAAGAACTGGCGTTCAATCTCTTTCTTTGTCACCGTCTCAATCCTGAAGCCCCGGAATCGTCCCCACTCGGGGTCGAAATGGTTGCAC
This genomic window contains:
- a CDS encoding alginate lyase family protein, encoding MTPERWEQFATEPEKAEKWNVGAPDPGILGVWNIHTALQDVTEWKGWQSTALLKPLNAYRGREVILALVWGCNHFDPEWGRFRGFRIETVTKKEIERQFFAELNLDRPDMSAVRAAVDAGDFAAAKVALAEHFRTRETPILPPVSPDGSPNGIRIADELLDHIFRLASCPPTQIEGPIRWNEDPHDYDQWAIALNRHTHWVTLGRAYLATKDEKYAREFVDQLNSWIDALPIYIGPGWIEGPMTQAGKSPLSLDAGIRMAQSWWQAYACFKDSPSFDPESQARMIRCFRDHAVYLMDPSVFHVTSNWGAMEANGLFWLAVMLPEFKAAPVWLETARTRLVDALAAQVYPDGAQIELAPGYHGVTLTNFVGALELGKRNGVYLPPEFVAGLERMYEYYVAIAGPDGRMPALNDSGWYGVSGMLTQGLQLFPHRHDFEYVISAGAKGTPPAQTSWRLPYAGWNMMRTGWRRDDRYLLFETGPFGAGHQHEDKLGIILHDAGRTILTEGGVYSYDRSQWRRYVLSTRAHSTVMVDGLDQNRRRVPETNTAWEPEDARWISDDRLDFARGVYSDGYGPDNGLRVTHRRQVAFVKPDYWLVHDTLTPEDDLEHTYEAIFHLDAAQVALDGTTALATHAAGGLEIIALGDPAPVPEIVQGQTEPVVQGWLPTGVHNVLRPIPTTIFRWKAKGPTQVAFLLVPTRPGSPQAASVAKVECKPGALYAEVSRSGDLRDLFLLRVSPAASESAGRITSDADAAILLLSREGKADCVYQVGGGRVRLD